The Brachionichthys hirsutus isolate HB-005 chromosome 3, CSIRO-AGI_Bhir_v1, whole genome shotgun sequence genome has a window encoding:
- the LOC137913770 gene encoding zinc finger protein 234-like, with protein MLTPTHEENDQSEDQTLDMKDEDEDEDEDGAAETESVVNMPIIISVVGAADIELLISNSSHVSVSHDEGGGTSREDVEIELQSQGRNNASKKPYVCTLCNKSYTTRRSWKVHMRIHTGENLNTHMRFHTDERPYDCTTCGKKFRFKFSLNTHMRIHTGEKPYECETCGKQFRLKFSLNTHMSIHSGEKPYACETCGKHFREKHILAGHRKIHTDEKPYECKTCGKHFRQKINFANHMRIHTGEKPYNCKTCGKEFRLKFSWNNHMRIHTGEKPFKCKTCGKEFRLKCHLNNHIIIHSGEKRFECETCGKQFNQKYNLNTHMRIHTGEKPYECKTCGIQFRLKFTLNTHMIIHTGEKPYACETCGKHFRQKRTLTGHMRIHSKRTLIGHMRTHSVEKPYDCKTCGKQFRLKYYLTSHMRIHSDESPYDCETCGKHFRQKKNLTRHMRIHTRENHYKDKMCGESDVLKLKE; from the exons ATGCTGACTCCAACTCATGAGGAGAATGACCAGAGTGAAGATCAGACTCTGgacatgaaagatgaagatgaagatgaagatgaagatggtgcagcagagacagagtctgTCGTCAACATGCCGATCATAAtctctgtggttggagcagcagacattgagctgctgatctctaacagctctcacgtatctgtcagccatgatgagggaggtggaaCGAGCAGAGAAGATGTTGAGATTGAGCTTCAATCCCAGGGAAGAAATAATGCAAGTaagaagccatatgtttgtacattatgtaacaaGAGTTACACAACACGCAGGAGCtggaaagtccacatgagaatccacactggtgagaa CTTGAATACACACATGAGATTCCACACTGATGAGAGGCCTTATGATTGTACAACATGTGGAAAGAAATTCAGATTTAAATTTAGCTTGAATacacacatgagaatccacacaggagagaagccctatgaatgtgaaacatgtgggaaacaattcagactTAAATTTAGCTTGAATACACACATGAGTATCCACtctggtgagaagccttatgcttgtgaaacatgtgggaaacatttcagagagaaacATATATTGGCTGGACAC AGAAAAATCCACACTGATGAGAAAccttatgaatgtaaaacatgtgggaaacatttcaggcagaaaattAACTTTGCTaaccacatgagaatccacacaggtgagaagccttataattgtaaaacatgtgggaaagaaTTCAGACTTAAATTTAGCTGGAATaaccacatgagaatccacactggtgagaagccttttaaatgtaaaacatgtgggaaagaaTTCAGACTTAAATGTCACTTGAATAACCACATTATAATCCACTCTGGTGAGAAGCGTTTtgaatgtgaaacatgtgggaaacaattcaaccaaaaatataatttgaatacacacatgagaatccacacaggagagaagccctatgaatgtaaaacatgtgggataCAATTCAGACTTAAATTTACCTTGAATACACACATGataatccacactggtgagaagccttatgcTTGTGAAACATgcgggaaacatttcagacagaaacgTACTTTGACTgggcacatgagaatccactcA aaacgTACCTTGATTgggcacatgagaacccactcAGTTGAGAAGCCTTatgattgtaaaacatgtgggaaacaattcagacttaaatattatttgactagccacatgagaatccactcTGATGAGAGTCCTTAtgattgtgaaacatgtgggaaacatttcagacagaaaaagaacttgactcgccacatgagaattCATACAAGGGAGAATCATTACAAGGATAAAATGTGTGGAGAGTCCGACGTGCTGAAATTAAAAGAAtga